A genomic stretch from Pontibacter liquoris includes:
- a CDS encoding DMT family transporter translates to MPRLKDFLELHFIIFLWGFTAILGKLITIPAVELVSIRTFIAALALGAIIYKRGTPFWVGRKTALQITGVGFLIAAHWILFFASARISSVSICLVGMATSSLWTSFLEPLVSKTKVKPHEILLALLIIFGLYIIFKDETDLKNILGITMAVGSALLASIFTIINSRLAKKLPSTTITCYEMVGALLATLVFLPFYKVWFTDSGQLNYTLTPLDWLLILVLALACTVYAYTASVRLMQRISAFTMNLTVNLEPVYGIILAFLIFKENKQMSGGFYYGAAIILLSVFIYPVLDAYAERRKKLKQAFPDKVMVRKD, encoded by the coding sequence ATGCCACGTTTAAAAGATTTTCTGGAGCTCCATTTCATTATTTTCCTGTGGGGCTTTACGGCTATCCTGGGCAAGCTCATCACCATTCCGGCGGTAGAGCTGGTCTCCATTCGTACGTTCATAGCAGCCCTGGCGCTGGGAGCCATTATTTACAAGCGTGGCACGCCTTTCTGGGTAGGCCGTAAAACAGCGCTGCAAATTACAGGCGTGGGTTTCCTGATTGCTGCGCACTGGATCCTGTTCTTTGCCTCGGCGCGTATATCTTCTGTTTCGATCTGCCTGGTTGGCATGGCTACCAGCAGCCTGTGGACCTCTTTCCTGGAGCCGCTGGTGTCTAAAACAAAGGTGAAGCCCCACGAGATCCTGCTGGCCCTGCTCATTATTTTCGGGCTCTACATCATCTTTAAAGACGAAACTGACCTGAAAAACATTCTGGGCATTACCATGGCGGTAGGCTCTGCGTTGCTGGCTTCCATTTTCACGATCATCAACTCGCGGCTGGCCAAAAAGCTACCATCCACCACCATTACCTGTTACGAAATGGTCGGCGCTTTACTCGCCACACTGGTTTTCCTGCCGTTTTACAAAGTATGGTTCACCGATAGTGGGCAGCTAAACTATACCCTCACCCCGCTGGACTGGCTGTTGATACTGGTGCTGGCGCTGGCCTGCACAGTATATGCCTACACCGCGTCGGTGCGCCTGATGCAGCGCATCTCGGCTTTTACCATGAACCTGACCGTGAACCTGGAGCCGGTGTATGGCATCATTCTGGCCTTTCTCATTTTTAAGGAAAACAAGCAGATGTCCGGCGGTTTCTATTACGGAGCGGCTATCATTCTGCTCAGCGTGTTCATTTACCCGGTGCTGGACGCGTATGCCGAGCGGCGCAAAAAATTAAAGCAGGCCTTTCCAGACAAGGTAATGGTCCGGAAAGACTAA
- the ispE gene encoding 4-(cytidine 5'-diphospho)-2-C-methyl-D-erythritol kinase: protein MLDFPNAKLNLGLYIKSKRPDGFHELQSCFYPVKWNDALEIVPADMQQFDMTGLPVPGEPGTNLCVKAYQLLKKDYGLPPVHMHLHKIIPMGAGLGGGSADAAFTLRILNTLFELNLPTETLVAYARQLGSDCAFFVENKPVIASGRGDEFRPVALNLSGYSCIVVYPGIHITTAEAYGNVTPQEPSCEMEMLLKQDVHVWREVLHNDFETALFPRYPELPLIKKKLYIAGAAYAAMTGSGSAIYGLFKKEIPADLVFPDHYLVWKGLL, encoded by the coding sequence ATGCTCGATTTTCCGAATGCCAAGCTCAACCTGGGGTTATACATCAAGTCTAAAAGGCCGGATGGCTTTCATGAACTGCAGTCCTGTTTTTACCCGGTGAAGTGGAACGATGCATTGGAGATAGTGCCGGCCGACATGCAGCAGTTCGATATGACCGGGCTTCCTGTGCCCGGCGAGCCTGGTACCAACCTGTGTGTAAAAGCGTATCAGCTGCTTAAAAAGGACTATGGCCTGCCGCCGGTGCACATGCACCTGCATAAAATCATTCCGATGGGGGCCGGGCTGGGAGGAGGGTCGGCAGATGCGGCTTTTACCCTGCGCATCCTCAATACCCTGTTCGAGCTGAATTTGCCAACAGAAACACTCGTGGCGTATGCCCGCCAGTTGGGGAGCGACTGTGCTTTTTTTGTGGAGAACAAGCCCGTGATCGCCTCTGGCCGCGGAGATGAGTTCCGGCCTGTGGCGTTAAACCTGAGCGGGTACAGCTGCATCGTGGTATACCCGGGCATCCATATCACTACCGCCGAAGCCTATGGCAACGTAACGCCGCAGGAGCCCAGCTGCGAGATGGAAATGCTGCTGAAACAGGATGTGCATGTTTGGAGAGAAGTGCTGCACAACGATTTTGAAACTGCGCTGTTCCCCAGGTATCCGGAGCTGCCCCTGATCAAAAAGAAGCTCTATATCGCCGGCGCTGCCTATGCCGCCATGACGGGGTCGGGCTCGGCTATTTACGGGCTCTTTAAAAAGGAGATACCGGCCGACTTAGTCTTTCCGGACCATTACCTTGTCTGGAAAGGCCTGCTTTAA
- a CDS encoding acetyltransferase produces MKDIAIIGAGGLGREVLVLLHQINEVRPTWNVIGFYDDDTAYHGQTIDGVSCHGAVGLLAYFPDELYLVLAVGLPAARAAVSRRVQNPNARYATLVHPLAQPRPYQQISLAEGVLIFQGAVLSTNIRLGRHTLVYPNCTIGHDATIGDFSTLMPGATLSGNTCLGEGILIGANAVVLPHLSIGEGSQVGAGAVITTALPARCTAAGIPAKISNQHEL; encoded by the coding sequence ATGAAAGACATCGCCATCATTGGGGCCGGCGGCCTGGGACGTGAGGTGCTGGTACTGCTCCACCAGATAAATGAAGTGCGCCCTACCTGGAACGTGATCGGGTTTTATGACGATGATACGGCCTACCACGGCCAGACCATCGATGGCGTTTCCTGCCACGGTGCGGTCGGTCTGCTGGCTTACTTTCCGGACGAATTATACCTGGTGCTGGCTGTTGGCCTGCCGGCTGCCAGGGCCGCTGTTAGCCGCCGCGTACAGAACCCGAACGCCCGTTACGCCACCCTGGTGCATCCGTTGGCGCAGCCCCGTCCCTACCAGCAGATCAGCTTGGCAGAGGGCGTACTTATTTTCCAGGGAGCGGTGCTTTCTACCAACATCCGGCTGGGCCGCCATACCCTTGTTTATCCTAACTGCACCATTGGCCACGATGCCACCATCGGCGACTTTAGTACCCTAATGCCGGGAGCAACGCTCTCGGGCAACACCTGTCTGGGCGAAGGCATTCTGATAGGCGCCAATGCCGTGGTGCTGCCACATCTAAGTATAGGCGAGGGCAGCCAGGTGGGCGCCGGAGCCGTAATTACAACCGCGCTACCTGCCCGGTGCACAGCCGCAGGCATACCAGCAAAAATCAGCAACCAACATGAACTATAA
- a CDS encoding DegT/DnrJ/EryC1/StrS family aminotransferase, with protein sequence MNYKPGRVFLSVPHMGGHEKNYVQKALEDNWVSTAGPNLAGFEHDICQHTNARFAVALNTGTAALHLALRVLGVGPGDEVLCSTFTFVATANPILYVGATPVFVESEPETWNMCPDTLSKAIAARIEAGKKPACILVVHLYGMPAKMKEILAVAEMYGIPVLEDAAEALGSRYSGHQVGTLGTIGIFSFNGNKIITTSGGGALITANEQLAAQAHFLATQAKEPAPFYQHAQMGYNYRLSNISAGIGRGQIEVLEKRVKQRREVYAYYRERLKTLEELVFLPEPKTCFSNRWLTTVLLPENHTPESIRQALEAENIETRPLWKPLHLQPLFKDAPYYGDGLSEWLFSRGLCLPSSSSLTEEELDKVIKHLQRLLEVV encoded by the coding sequence ATGAACTATAAACCCGGGCGTGTTTTCCTGTCGGTACCCCACATGGGCGGCCACGAAAAAAATTATGTACAGAAAGCGCTGGAAGATAATTGGGTGAGCACCGCAGGGCCTAACCTGGCGGGCTTTGAGCATGACATTTGCCAGCATACCAACGCCCGCTTTGCCGTAGCCCTGAATACCGGCACGGCCGCCCTGCACCTGGCCCTGCGCGTGTTAGGCGTTGGCCCCGGCGACGAGGTGCTCTGCTCTACCTTTACGTTTGTGGCTACGGCCAACCCGATCTTATACGTGGGCGCTACGCCTGTTTTTGTGGAGAGCGAACCGGAAACGTGGAACATGTGCCCCGACACGTTAAGCAAGGCAATTGCCGCCCGCATCGAAGCAGGTAAAAAGCCGGCCTGCATTCTGGTGGTACACCTGTATGGCATGCCTGCCAAAATGAAAGAGATCCTGGCAGTAGCGGAGATGTATGGCATTCCGGTGCTGGAAGATGCTGCAGAGGCCCTTGGCTCCCGTTACAGCGGCCACCAGGTAGGTACGCTGGGTACCATCGGCATTTTCTCATTCAACGGCAACAAGATCATTACCACCTCCGGCGGCGGCGCCCTGATCACGGCAAACGAGCAGCTGGCAGCGCAGGCACATTTCCTGGCAACGCAAGCCAAAGAGCCGGCTCCTTTTTACCAGCATGCGCAGATGGGGTATAACTATCGCCTCAGTAACATCAGCGCCGGCATCGGACGCGGGCAGATCGAAGTGTTGGAAAAGCGCGTAAAGCAGCGCCGCGAAGTATATGCCTATTACCGCGAACGCCTTAAAACGCTGGAAGAACTGGTGTTTTTACCGGAACCAAAGACCTGTTTCTCTAACCGCTGGCTTACCACAGTGCTGCTGCCCGAAAACCATACGCCAGAAAGTATACGCCAGGCCCTGGAAGCCGAAAACATCGAAACGCGCCCGCTCTGGAAACCCCTGCACCTGCAACCGCTCTTTAAAGACGCGCCCTACTATGGCGACGGCCTGAGCGAATGGCTCTTTTCGCGGGGCCTTTGCCTGCCCAGCAGCAGCAGCCTGACAGAGGAAGAACTTGATAAGGTGATCAAACACCTGCAGCGCCTGCTGGAAGTAGTCTAG
- a CDS encoding trans-sulfuration enzyme family protein yields the protein MPHIHPKTTPIYQTSVFAFEDLNALELYFSEPGQSYMYTRYGNPNADELAQEVNKLEKGIGAVVTSSGMSAILAAILAVCKAGDHVLYAEEIYGGSSSLLVQELTRMGLDVSAVPTADTYNLQAHVKPNTCMMLAETMSNPLLLVLDIKQLAQQTKQHNLKLVIDNTFASPILTQPLLLGADIVIHSVTKYLSGHSDVTAGVVVSAQPEDLKRVKQVMMVYGLNLSPFESWLAARGLKTLRVRMRQHCSNALTVARYLAQHPKVEKVWYPGLEQHPQHELAREQGQGLFGGMLSFKIKDDTAAVNALMQALEHIPFAPSLAGVTTSLSYPVGTSHRSLSEAQRQKIGITAGVIRLSVGIEEPEELLADLEQALAAV from the coding sequence ATGCCGCACATACATCCCAAAACCACGCCTATCTACCAAACCTCTGTTTTCGCTTTCGAAGACCTGAACGCGCTGGAACTATACTTCAGTGAGCCCGGGCAGAGCTACATGTATACCCGCTACGGCAACCCCAATGCCGATGAGCTGGCGCAGGAAGTGAACAAACTGGAAAAGGGCATAGGAGCTGTGGTAACGTCTTCGGGGATGTCGGCCATACTGGCGGCCATACTTGCCGTTTGCAAAGCCGGCGACCATGTGCTGTATGCCGAAGAGATCTATGGCGGCTCCTCGTCGCTGCTGGTGCAGGAGCTGACCCGCATGGGGCTGGATGTAAGCGCCGTGCCTACCGCTGACACTTATAACCTGCAGGCGCATGTAAAGCCGAACACCTGCATGATGCTGGCCGAAACCATGAGCAACCCGCTGTTGCTGGTGCTGGACATAAAGCAACTTGCGCAGCAAACAAAGCAACATAACCTGAAGCTGGTGATCGATAACACGTTTGCCTCGCCCATACTTACCCAACCGTTGTTGCTAGGCGCCGATATCGTGATCCACAGCGTTACAAAATACCTCTCGGGCCACTCCGACGTAACAGCCGGCGTAGTAGTAAGCGCGCAGCCCGAGGACCTCAAACGCGTGAAGCAGGTGATGATGGTGTATGGCCTGAACCTGAGCCCGTTCGAAAGCTGGCTGGCTGCCCGCGGACTCAAAACCTTGCGGGTGCGCATGCGGCAACATTGCAGCAATGCCCTGACCGTGGCCCGCTACCTGGCGCAACACCCTAAGGTGGAGAAAGTATGGTACCCCGGGCTAGAGCAGCATCCGCAGCATGAACTTGCCCGCGAGCAAGGGCAGGGCTTATTCGGGGGTATGCTGAGCTTTAAAATAAAAGATGACACGGCTGCCGTAAATGCGCTGATGCAGGCGTTGGAGCATATCCCGTTTGCGCCTTCGCTGGCCGGCGTAACAACGTCTCTTTCTTACCCGGTCGGTACGTCCCATCGGTCGCTGAGCGAGGCGCAGCGCCAGAAGATCGGTATAACGGCGGGCGTTATCCGACTGTCGGTTGGTATTGAAGAGCCGGAAGAACTACTGGCCGACCTGGAACAGGCGCTGGCGGCGGTATAA